A single Triticum dicoccoides isolate Atlit2015 ecotype Zavitan chromosome 2A, WEW_v2.0, whole genome shotgun sequence DNA region contains:
- the LOC119358193 gene encoding BTB/POZ and MATH domain-containing protein 1-like produces MAENPAAAAAVNHGKGLRLPETSSICVTESAAHNFEVTNYALLEGLGVGKYITSSTFRVGGYDWNIMFYPDGSTKDFTGNASAFLYYLSKGKDGVRTKFTLTLLDGQGNAQEINKDYLPGNIKRTLKDGKGADVTLLVGGREFSAHRFMLAARSPVFDAQLFGPMMDEDTRCIEVVDMDPAIFEMLLHYIYMDSLPPRDEKGYDAASMQHLLVAADRYGLDRLKVMCEEELSKSINVQTVTSTWAVADQHFCEGLKNACEEFLSVPGIGTIVSLRNGFKRLMAKLELGDEEASAAGTK; encoded by the exons ATGGCTGAGAAcccggctgctgctgctgcagttAATCACGGCAAAGGCCTCCGGCTACCGGAGACGTCGTCGATATGCGTCACGGAGAGCGCCGCACACAACTTCGAGGTGACCAATTATGCGCTGCTCGAGGGCCTGGGCGTCGGGAAGTACATCACCTCAAGCACATTCAGGGTCGGCGGCTACGATTGGAATATCATGTTCTACCCGGACGGAAGCACGAAGGACTTTACCGGCAACGCGTCAGCCTTTTTGTATTATCTCAGTAAGGGGAAGGACGGGGTGAGGACAAAATTCACCTTAACCCTGCTGGACGGTCAAGGCAATGCACAGGAAATCAACAAGGATTAC CTGCCCGGCAACATCAAGCGCACCCTCAAGGACGGGAAGGGCGCAGACGTCACGCTGCTCGTGGGCGGCAGGGAGTTCAGTGCGCACAGGTTCATGCTAGCCGCACGGTCGCCGGTTTTCGACGCACAGCTCTTTGGCCCGATGATGGACGAGGACACGCGGTGCATAGAGGTTGTCGACATGGACCCGGCCATCTTTGAGATGCTTCTTCACTACATCTACATGGATTCGCTGCCCCCGCGTGACGAGAAAGGTTACGATGCTGCTTCCATGCAGCACTTGCTAGTCGCGGCAGATCGGTACGGGCTGGACAGGCTCAAGGTGATGTGTGAAGAGGAACTGTCCAAAAGCATCAACGTCCAGACCGTCACGAGTACATGGGCGGTTGCAGATCAGCACTTCTGCGAAGGGCTCAAGAATGCTTGTGAGGAGTTTCTTTCTGTCCCGGGAATAGGGACCATTGTCTCTTTAAGAAACGGGTTCAAACGCCTCATGGCAAAGCTGGAACTGGGGGACGAGGAGGCATCTGCCGCGGGGACGAAGTAA